In Lutra lutra chromosome 5, mLutLut1.2, whole genome shotgun sequence, a single genomic region encodes these proteins:
- the HRH2 gene encoding histamine H2 receptor isoform X2 translates to MVPNGTASSFCLDSPPCRITVSVVLTVLILITIAGNVVVCLAVGLTRRLRSLTNCFIVSLAITDLLLGLLVLPFSAFYQLSCQWSFGKVFCNIYTSLDVMLCTASILNLFMISLDRYCAVTDPLRYPVLVTPVRVAVSLVLIWVISITLSFLSIHLGWNSENKNNSFNHTIPKCKVQVNLVYGLVDGLVTFYLPLLVMCVTYYRIFKIARDQAKRIHHMGSWKVATVGEHKATVTLAAVMGAFIICWFPYFTVFVYRGLIGDDAINEAIEAVVLWLGYANSALNPILYATLNRDFRTAYQQLFRCRSAGHGVPETSRRFGSSQLARSQSQEVVRQEEKPLRLQVWSGTEVTAPRGATDRKPALSSTLCSGNLLSCCKSLWGRRFLQRHMRGPSEEQPGETLSKEPLRTPPQEAGRTLPSEAV, encoded by the exons ATGGTACCTAACGGCACAGCCTCCTCCTTTTGTCTGGACTCTCCCCCATGCAGGATCACTGTCAGCGTGGTCCTCACCGTCCTCATCCTCATCACCATTGCCGGCAACGTGGTGGTCTGCCTGGCTGTGGGCCTGACCCGCCGGCTCCGCAGTCTGACCAACTGCTTCATTGTGTCTTTGGCTATCACCGATCTGCTCCTCGGCCTCCTGGTGCTGCCCTTCTCGGCCTTCTACCAGCTCTCCTGCCAGTGGAGCTTTGGCAAGGTCTTCTGCAATATCTACACCAGCTTGGACGTGATGCTCTGCACGGCCTCCATCCTCAACCTCTTCATGATCAGCCTCGACCGGTACTGTGCAGTCACGGACCCCCTGCGCTACCCCGTGCTGGTCACCCCCGTCCGGGTTGCTGTCTCTCTTGTCTTAATTTGGGTCATCTCCATCACCCTGTCCTTCCTGTCCATCCATCTGGGGTGGAACAGCGAGAATAAGAACAACAGTTTCAATCACACCATCCCCAAGTGCAAAGTGCAGGTCAACTTGGTGTACGGCTTAGTGGATGGGCTGGTCACCTTCTACCTGCCGCTGCTGGTCATGTGTGTCACCTACTACCGCATCTTCAAGATCGCCCGGGATCAGGCCAAGCGGATCCATCACATGGGCTCCTGGAAGGTGGCCACCGTCGGGGAGCACAAAGCCACAGTGACACTGGCTGCCGTGATGGGAGCCTTCATCATCTGCTGGTTTCCCTACTTTACCGTGTTTGTTTACCGGGGGCTGATAGGGGATGATGCCATCAACGAGGCCATTGAAGCCGTTGTTCTGTGGCTGGGCTATGCCAACTCAGCGCTGAACCCTATCCTGTATGCCACGCTGAACAGAGACTTCCGCACGGCATACCAGCAGCTGTTCCGCTGCAGGTCTGCGGGCCACGGGGTCCCGGAGACCAGCCGGAGGTTTGGCAGCTCTCAGCTGGCCAGGAGTCAAAGCCAAGAAGTTGTGCGGCAGGAAGAGAAGCCCCTGAGGCTCCAGGTGTGGAGTGGGACAGAGGTCACAGCCCCACGGGGAGCCACAGACAG GAAGCCCGCGCTCTCCAGTACGCTGTGCTCCGGCAACCTTCTAAGCTGCTGCAAGAGTCTGTGGGGGCGTAGGTTCCTCCAGAGACACATGAGAGGCCCCTCAGAGGAGCAGCCAGGAGAGACGCTGTCCAAAGAGCCACTGAGGACACCACCCCAGGAAGCGGGGAGGACTCTGCCCTCCGAGGCTGTGTAG
- the HRH2 gene encoding histamine H2 receptor isoform X1: MVPNGTASSFCLDSPPCRITVSVVLTVLILITIAGNVVVCLAVGLTRRLRSLTNCFIVSLAITDLLLGLLVLPFSAFYQLSCQWSFGKVFCNIYTSLDVMLCTASILNLFMISLDRYCAVTDPLRYPVLVTPVRVAVSLVLIWVISITLSFLSIHLGWNSENKNNSFNHTIPKCKVQVNLVYGLVDGLVTFYLPLLVMCVTYYRIFKIARDQAKRIHHMGSWKVATVGEHKATVTLAAVMGAFIICWFPYFTVFVYRGLIGDDAINEAIEAVVLWLGYANSALNPILYATLNRDFRTAYQQLFRCRSAGHGVPETSRRFGSSQLARSQSQEVVRQEEKPLRLQVWSGTEVTAPRGATDRCWLNILCWEVFVSSLQTSCCSILPMASPSQAARCGVSCHRLGSRALHPSTASLLEQASLLLPPAS, from the exons ATGGTACCTAACGGCACAGCCTCCTCCTTTTGTCTGGACTCTCCCCCATGCAGGATCACTGTCAGCGTGGTCCTCACCGTCCTCATCCTCATCACCATTGCCGGCAACGTGGTGGTCTGCCTGGCTGTGGGCCTGACCCGCCGGCTCCGCAGTCTGACCAACTGCTTCATTGTGTCTTTGGCTATCACCGATCTGCTCCTCGGCCTCCTGGTGCTGCCCTTCTCGGCCTTCTACCAGCTCTCCTGCCAGTGGAGCTTTGGCAAGGTCTTCTGCAATATCTACACCAGCTTGGACGTGATGCTCTGCACGGCCTCCATCCTCAACCTCTTCATGATCAGCCTCGACCGGTACTGTGCAGTCACGGACCCCCTGCGCTACCCCGTGCTGGTCACCCCCGTCCGGGTTGCTGTCTCTCTTGTCTTAATTTGGGTCATCTCCATCACCCTGTCCTTCCTGTCCATCCATCTGGGGTGGAACAGCGAGAATAAGAACAACAGTTTCAATCACACCATCCCCAAGTGCAAAGTGCAGGTCAACTTGGTGTACGGCTTAGTGGATGGGCTGGTCACCTTCTACCTGCCGCTGCTGGTCATGTGTGTCACCTACTACCGCATCTTCAAGATCGCCCGGGATCAGGCCAAGCGGATCCATCACATGGGCTCCTGGAAGGTGGCCACCGTCGGGGAGCACAAAGCCACAGTGACACTGGCTGCCGTGATGGGAGCCTTCATCATCTGCTGGTTTCCCTACTTTACCGTGTTTGTTTACCGGGGGCTGATAGGGGATGATGCCATCAACGAGGCCATTGAAGCCGTTGTTCTGTGGCTGGGCTATGCCAACTCAGCGCTGAACCCTATCCTGTATGCCACGCTGAACAGAGACTTCCGCACGGCATACCAGCAGCTGTTCCGCTGCAGGTCTGCGGGCCACGGGGTCCCGGAGACCAGCCGGAGGTTTGGCAGCTCTCAGCTGGCCAGGAGTCAAAGCCAAGAAGTTGTGCGGCAGGAAGAGAAGCCCCTGAGGCTCCAGGTGTGGAGTGGGACAGAGGTCACAGCCCCACGGGGAGCCACAGACAG ATGCTGGTTGAACATTCTGTGCTGGGAAGTCTTTGTGAGCTCTCTGCAAACCTCATGTTGTTCCATCCTCCCAATGGCCTCCCCATCTCAAG CAGCCAGGTGTGGAGTGTCCTGCCATAGACTTGGGTCCCgggccctccacccctccactgCCAGCCTTCTGGAACAAGCCTCATtgctcctgcctccagcctcctaa
- the HRH2 gene encoding histamine H2 receptor isoform X3 — MVPNGTASSFCLDSPPCRITVSVVLTVLILITIAGNVVVCLAVGLTRRLRSLTNCFIVSLAITDLLLGLLVLPFSAFYQLSCQWSFGKVFCNIYTSLDVMLCTASILNLFMISLDRYCAVTDPLRYPVLVTPVRVAVSLVLIWVISITLSFLSIHLGWNSENKNNSFNHTIPKCKVQVNLVYGLVDGLVTFYLPLLVMCVTYYRIFKIARDQAKRIHHMGSWKVATVGEHKATVTLAAVMGAFIICWFPYFTVFVYRGLIGDDAINEAIEAVVLWLGYANSALNPILYATLNRDFRTAYQQLFRCRSAGHGVPETSRRFGSSQLARSQSQEVVRQEEKPLRLQVWSGTEVTAPRGATDREICRCWVRKTQERHTEPFLLT, encoded by the exons ATGGTACCTAACGGCACAGCCTCCTCCTTTTGTCTGGACTCTCCCCCATGCAGGATCACTGTCAGCGTGGTCCTCACCGTCCTCATCCTCATCACCATTGCCGGCAACGTGGTGGTCTGCCTGGCTGTGGGCCTGACCCGCCGGCTCCGCAGTCTGACCAACTGCTTCATTGTGTCTTTGGCTATCACCGATCTGCTCCTCGGCCTCCTGGTGCTGCCCTTCTCGGCCTTCTACCAGCTCTCCTGCCAGTGGAGCTTTGGCAAGGTCTTCTGCAATATCTACACCAGCTTGGACGTGATGCTCTGCACGGCCTCCATCCTCAACCTCTTCATGATCAGCCTCGACCGGTACTGTGCAGTCACGGACCCCCTGCGCTACCCCGTGCTGGTCACCCCCGTCCGGGTTGCTGTCTCTCTTGTCTTAATTTGGGTCATCTCCATCACCCTGTCCTTCCTGTCCATCCATCTGGGGTGGAACAGCGAGAATAAGAACAACAGTTTCAATCACACCATCCCCAAGTGCAAAGTGCAGGTCAACTTGGTGTACGGCTTAGTGGATGGGCTGGTCACCTTCTACCTGCCGCTGCTGGTCATGTGTGTCACCTACTACCGCATCTTCAAGATCGCCCGGGATCAGGCCAAGCGGATCCATCACATGGGCTCCTGGAAGGTGGCCACCGTCGGGGAGCACAAAGCCACAGTGACACTGGCTGCCGTGATGGGAGCCTTCATCATCTGCTGGTTTCCCTACTTTACCGTGTTTGTTTACCGGGGGCTGATAGGGGATGATGCCATCAACGAGGCCATTGAAGCCGTTGTTCTGTGGCTGGGCTATGCCAACTCAGCGCTGAACCCTATCCTGTATGCCACGCTGAACAGAGACTTCCGCACGGCATACCAGCAGCTGTTCCGCTGCAGGTCTGCGGGCCACGGGGTCCCGGAGACCAGCCGGAGGTTTGGCAGCTCTCAGCTGGCCAGGAGTCAAAGCCAAGAAGTTGTGCGGCAGGAAGAGAAGCCCCTGAGGCTCCAGGTGTGGAGTGGGACAGAGGTCACAGCCCCACGGGGAGCCACAGACAG GGAGATCTGCAGGTGTTGGGTGCGGAAGACACAGGAGCGCCACACTGAGCCTTTCCTTCTGACTTGA
- the HRH2 gene encoding histamine H2 receptor isoform X4, with amino-acid sequence MVPNGTASSFCLDSPPCRITVSVVLTVLILITIAGNVVVCLAVGLTRRLRSLTNCFIVSLAITDLLLGLLVLPFSAFYQLSCQWSFGKVFCNIYTSLDVMLCTASILNLFMISLDRYCAVTDPLRYPVLVTPVRVAVSLVLIWVISITLSFLSIHLGWNSENKNNSFNHTIPKCKVQVNLVYGLVDGLVTFYLPLLVMCVTYYRIFKIARDQAKRIHHMGSWKVATVGEHKATVTLAAVMGAFIICWFPYFTVFVYRGLIGDDAINEAIEAVVLWLGYANSALNPILYATLNRDFRTAYQQLFRCRSAGHGVPETSRRFGSSQLARSQSQEVVRQEEKPLRLQVWSGTEVTAPRGATDSSQVWSVLP; translated from the exons ATGGTACCTAACGGCACAGCCTCCTCCTTTTGTCTGGACTCTCCCCCATGCAGGATCACTGTCAGCGTGGTCCTCACCGTCCTCATCCTCATCACCATTGCCGGCAACGTGGTGGTCTGCCTGGCTGTGGGCCTGACCCGCCGGCTCCGCAGTCTGACCAACTGCTTCATTGTGTCTTTGGCTATCACCGATCTGCTCCTCGGCCTCCTGGTGCTGCCCTTCTCGGCCTTCTACCAGCTCTCCTGCCAGTGGAGCTTTGGCAAGGTCTTCTGCAATATCTACACCAGCTTGGACGTGATGCTCTGCACGGCCTCCATCCTCAACCTCTTCATGATCAGCCTCGACCGGTACTGTGCAGTCACGGACCCCCTGCGCTACCCCGTGCTGGTCACCCCCGTCCGGGTTGCTGTCTCTCTTGTCTTAATTTGGGTCATCTCCATCACCCTGTCCTTCCTGTCCATCCATCTGGGGTGGAACAGCGAGAATAAGAACAACAGTTTCAATCACACCATCCCCAAGTGCAAAGTGCAGGTCAACTTGGTGTACGGCTTAGTGGATGGGCTGGTCACCTTCTACCTGCCGCTGCTGGTCATGTGTGTCACCTACTACCGCATCTTCAAGATCGCCCGGGATCAGGCCAAGCGGATCCATCACATGGGCTCCTGGAAGGTGGCCACCGTCGGGGAGCACAAAGCCACAGTGACACTGGCTGCCGTGATGGGAGCCTTCATCATCTGCTGGTTTCCCTACTTTACCGTGTTTGTTTACCGGGGGCTGATAGGGGATGATGCCATCAACGAGGCCATTGAAGCCGTTGTTCTGTGGCTGGGCTATGCCAACTCAGCGCTGAACCCTATCCTGTATGCCACGCTGAACAGAGACTTCCGCACGGCATACCAGCAGCTGTTCCGCTGCAGGTCTGCGGGCCACGGGGTCCCGGAGACCAGCCGGAGGTTTGGCAGCTCTCAGCTGGCCAGGAGTCAAAGCCAAGAAGTTGTGCGGCAGGAAGAGAAGCCCCTGAGGCTCCAGGTGTGGAGTGGGACAGAGGTCACAGCCCCACGGGGAGCCACAGACAG CAGCCAGGTGTGGAGTGTCCTGCCATAG